In one Capricornis sumatraensis isolate serow.1 chromosome 1, serow.2, whole genome shotgun sequence genomic region, the following are encoded:
- the RAD51AP2 gene encoding RAD51-associated protein 2, translated as MSLTQRAPQVSELGEPASPLPPSDDPDSLPPRSKKPRLEETGDVSEVAWRLPLVPCLSEVEKVWELSLRPLKEVMISTEEIFGNAKDSCVKKSVSGKQIYNPEGQNSKFEMDSCLRSLPSQNFASGVKASRTSCEPGLYDREIFSVHCTDRFETETGQLSHASVHDVHVIKNEDGKQYLVQERDNSQEDNNDVKLTENPFLDITFYKETKSTFHDIKNRCKAGSVMPSNKKENNIPASTLKISKSQNQPSMEIVKPSYFRDKSTTSIPEFPTDLNSKMSSVYLKEIRKKNDKNEAYVRDFTNTHWSQNRPDVKKQKLQNDEKIVDAENIFSECCESNHQSLSNQSVCVRKKDLISLHYYNHSSIKSDAIDCAKNFTIKLENANCKETETCLYSYIFTRFEKLQSWDCNIIYILRKNRENSWTVDSYKVKYENMKQAGEILNLQQLLEIDLSKRNYHNMKVMKTHDEEAKPLMTETLGSQKALKQIFCLKDKGEKDNMLHFRYYSTQKDFHLSSNFESFITEIFYFHENISGNQKDNNILTWYGILKCKKQIDVQNLITETMNVSINNDISSICLQTSVLDPLNILKTSITSLLNDFVSFTIVENDCKLEEGCIFKWIMYLNYPKNVTLENHTVCSVRILTFPRLIENNMKPKLKKRKLFKSEQIFEEPKKKLTNSFSMTSKNIYFPIFETYKKIPLLMDFDDIDEIFPTKEISYKNKNRPEQVVSVENWIPCSSKTNKTHVRSCSQFTQNWKYINKKTYELNVQNQDLYAEEKQKHNISSFNFNYIFKDFFNTRQQAIQTSHDEKHSEQTNPMTVTQVLDFGNLINEIEDKKYDLTLKEEGKITAQNLTNFCQGDEDVKTEKEEKNSFYSMDDMFIVQPVSLMTKLDVGETKYVNQSNIVDRNEYESIFQESGLANSKHFHPKNDSSECFNHQFETHLTVGNNECFQDLTAKCLSTDVLTLANNFEMKSKFNLVLEELRMFHEISKENEILSTVETNNRQENYFIERNAVEEVKMEIKKGLKMSTENKLCSSSLLGDMITSPNMHKKHQSLFKWKTVPKNGEQEVPNDCCLRTPEEELLYSTSKEGCENPSPERPTFFSDEFKEEKCNYLLKTGSSFSYGISRVLPLKTCGRPIRIGLSRRAKLKQLHPYLK; from the exons ATGTCGCTCACGCAGCGCGCGCCTCAGGTTTCCGAACTCGGGGAGCCTGCCTCCCCTTTACCACCTTCTGACGACCCTGATTCCCTACCACCCCGTAGTAAGAAGCCCCGTCTTGAGGAGACCGGTGATGTTTCTGAGGTGGCGTGGAGGCTGCCTTTGGTGCCTTGCTTGTCTGAGGTGGAAAAAGTCTGGGAGTTGTCGCTCAGACCCCTCAAAGAGGTCATGATTTCAACTGAGGAGATTTTTGGTAACGCCAAAGACTCCTGTGTGAAGAAATCTGTCAGTGGGAAACAGATATATAATCCGGAAGGCCAAAATAGCAAATTTGAGATGGATAGTTGTTTGCGGTCTCTACCCTCACAAAATTTTGCTTCTGGTGTGAAGGCTTCTAGAACGTCTTGCGAACCAGGGCTGTATGACAGAGAGATTTTTAGTGTGCACTGCACTGATAGATTTGAAACAGAGACTGGTCAGCTGTCCCACGCCTCTGTACACGATGTACATGTAATTAAAAACGAGGATGGAAAACAATATTTAGTTCAAGAGAGAGACAATAGTCAGGAAGACAATAATGACGTAAAACTGACAGAAAATCCATTTTTAGATATCACATTTTACAAGGAGACCAAATCAACGTTTCATGATATTAAGAACAGATGTAAAGCTGGTAGTGTTATGCcatcaaataaaaaagaaaataacattccaGCATCTACGCTAAAAATATCAAAATCTCAAAACCAGCCCAGCATGGAAATTGTCAAACCTAGCTATTTTAGAGATAAGAGTACAACAAGTATCCCTGAGTTTCCAACTGATTTAAATAGCAAAATGTCCTCTGTCTATTTaaaggaaataaggaagaaaaatgacaaaaatgaggCATATGTTAGGGATTTCACAAACACTCACTGGTCCCAAAATAGACCTGATGTTAAGAAGCAAAAGTTACAGAATGATGAAAAAATTGTGgatgcagaaaatattttttctgagtgTTGTGAAAGTAACCACCAATCACTCAGCAACCAAAGTGTTTGTGTGAGAAAAAAAGACTTGATCAGTTTACACTACTATAATCACAGTAGTATCAAGTCTGATGCAATAGACTGTGCGAAGAATTTCACTATAAAACTAGAAAATGCAAATTGCAAGGAGACAGAAACATGCCTGTACAGCTACATATTTACCAGATTTGAAAAACTGCAAAGCTGGGATTGTAACATCatatatattttgagaaaaaatagggaaaatagtTGGACTGTGGATAGTTACAAggtgaaatatgaaaatatgaaacaAGCTGGAGAAATACTGAATTTGCAACAATTATTAGAAATAGATCTAAGTAAAAGAAATTATCACAATATGAAAGTCATGAAAACACATGATGAAGAAGCAAAGCCTCTCATGACAGAAACACTGGGTAGTCAGAAAGCTTTAAAGCAAATTTTTTGCttaaaagataaaggagaaaaagataatatGCTACATTTCAGATATTATAGCACacaaaaagattttcatttaagcagtaattttgaaagtttcattacagaaatattttatttccatgaaaatatttcaggaaatcAAAAAGATAATAATATCTTAACCTGGTATGGAATTTTGAAGTGTAAAAAGCAAATTGATGTTCAAAATCTAATAACTGAGACTATGAATGTCAGTATAAATAATGATATTTCAAGCATATGTTTACAAACCAGTGTTTTGGACCCTCTAAATATATTGAAAACCAGCATAACTTCTTTGCTCAATGACTTTGTCTCTTTTACAATAGTTGAAAATGACTGTAAATTAGAAGAGGGATGCATTTTCAAATGGATAATGTATTTGAATTATCCAAAAAATGTCACATTGGAAAATCATACTGTATGTTCAGTCAGGATTTTAACTTTTCCAAGactaatagaaaataatatgaaacctAAGTTAAAGAAACGAAAGCTATTTAAAAGTGAACAAATTTTTGAAGAGCCTAAGAAAAAACTTACCAATTCCTTCAGTATGACAAGTAAAAACATATACTTTCCAATTTTTGAAACATATAAAAAAATTCCTCTTTTAATGGACTTTGATGACATTGATGAAATTTTTCCAACAAAAGAAATTAGTTACAAGAATAAGAATCGTCCTGAACAAGTCGTGAGTGTGGAAAATTGGATTCCCTGTAGCTCTAAAACTAATAAAACACATGTTAGGTCTTGTTCTCAATTTACACAGAACTGGaaatatattaacaaaaaaaCTTATGAATTAAATGTGCAGAATCAAGATTTATATgctgaagaaaagcaaaagcataATATCAgtagttttaattttaactacATATTTAAAGATTTCTTCAATACTAGGCAACAGGCTATACAGACAAGCCATGACGAAAAGCATAGTGAACAAACCAATCCCATGACTGTAACTCAGGTGCTAGATTTTGGGAACTTGATAAATGAAATTGAAGATAAAAAATACGACTTAACtttgaaggaggaaggaaaaatcaCAGCACAAAATTTAACAAACTTTTGCCAAGGTGATGAAGACgttaagacagaaaaagaagaaaaaaatagcttttattCAATGGATGACATGTTTATTGTGCAACCAGTTTCATTAATGACTAAATTGGATGTGGGAGAGACTAAATACGTTAATCAAAGTAATATAGTTGACAGAAATGAATATGAGAGTATTTTTCAAGAAAGTGGCTTAGCTAATTCAAAGCATTTTCATCCAAAGAATGACTCTTCAGAATGTTTTAATCATCAGTTTGAAACTCATTTGACTGTAGGAAACAATGAATGTTTTCAGGACTTAACTGCCAAGTGTTTATCAACAGACGTTCTGACACTAGCAAACAATTTTGAAATGAAGAGTAAATTTAATTTAGTGCTTGAAGAACTTCGTATGTTTCATGAAATTAGTAAGGAAAATGAAATTCTAAGCACTGTGGAAACCAACAATAGGCAAGAAAATTACTTCATAGAAAGAAATGCTGTTGAGGAGgtaaaaatggagataaaaaaaGGTTTGAAAATGAGTACAGAAAACAAATTATGTTCATCTTCTTTGCTTGGTGATATGATAACAAGTCCTAATATGCATAAAAAACACCAAAGTTTATTTAAGTGGAAAACAGTACCCAAAAATGGTGAACAGGAAGTTCCTAATGATTGCTGCCTAAGAACACCAGAGGAAGAATTACTTTATTCTACTTCTAAGGAAG gttgtgAAAATCCTTCACCTGAAAGACCAACTTTTTTCTCTGAtgaatttaaggaagaaaaatgtaattaTCTACTGAAGACAG